In the genome of Mugil cephalus isolate CIBA_MC_2020 chromosome 21, CIBA_Mcephalus_1.1, whole genome shotgun sequence, one region contains:
- the hmgn3 gene encoding high mobility group nucleosome-binding domain-containing protein 3 isoform X2, with product MPKRKSPEGPEGKEAPKVTKQEPTRRSERLSAKPAPPKPEPKPKKAVVKVVDDKGVKAAKKGGAKGKKEDGPAQNGETKTEVTEAAEVTEEKA from the exons ATGCCGAAGAGAAAG TCTCCAGAGGGTCCTGAGGGCAAGGAGGCCCCCAAAGTCACAAAACAAGAG CCCACCAGAAGGTCAGAGAGATTATCAGCG AAACCCGCTCCACCCAAGCCTGAGCCCAAGCCCAAGAAGGCCGTCGTCAAG GTGGTAGATGATAAGGGGGTGAAGGCAGCAAAGAAAGGCGGCGCCaagggaaagaaggaagacGGCCCTGCCCAGAATGGAGAGACCAAGACCGAG GTTACTGAAGCAGCAGAGGTGACTGAGGAGAAGGCGTAA
- the hmgn3 gene encoding high mobility group nucleosome-binding domain-containing protein 3 isoform X1: protein MPKRKSPEGPEGKEAPKVTKQEPTRRSERLSAKPAPPKPEPKPKKAVVKKVVDDKGVKAAKKGGAKGKKEDGPAQNGETKTEVTEAAEVTEEKA, encoded by the exons ATGCCGAAGAGAAAG TCTCCAGAGGGTCCTGAGGGCAAGGAGGCCCCCAAAGTCACAAAACAAGAG CCCACCAGAAGGTCAGAGAGATTATCAGCG AAACCCGCTCCACCCAAGCCTGAGCCCAAGCCCAAGAAGGCCGTCGTCAAG AAGGTGGTAGATGATAAGGGGGTGAAGGCAGCAAAGAAAGGCGGCGCCaagggaaagaaggaagacGGCCCTGCCCAGAATGGAGAGACCAAGACCGAG GTTACTGAAGCAGCAGAGGTGACTGAGGAGAAGGCGTAA